From a region of the Gordonia sp. PP30 genome:
- a CDS encoding YncE family protein, protein MSLSVPVSRRPRPVKRTTLAVAGAGLLAVLAPAVSVAPQANAAPGGDWNFRVSSAPAGVKSGAELAINDKTRKLFITDSFFTMQTKGGSNVSFDFRALQPGVTKFSITKRKPVGKIDYAPMPWGLMPFGPVPVVPTPQVPDGIGVDNAHSRIVSTASHANGVTIVSQNATTTNASNLLSFPQAHPMGVAVDERSQLAYVAMNAKNYVSVIDTVKRREVAKISNIYMPSFLDIDTSRNRLYVGNADYNAKKTNYLTVVDTRTNAVIKKIPTPSNTRPQVDPATGKVFAASFDTGKIVVIDPNSLTVVKTIVTGTTPDKLAIDGQRRLVYTANLQRKTITVLNADTGAVITTLRTGAAEHSIVVDEKTGTVYSTNHQGGKLTIVSVTKK, encoded by the coding sequence ATGTCTCTTTCAGTGCCGGTCTCACGACGTCCCCGTCCCGTCAAGCGCACCACTCTCGCGGTGGCCGGCGCCGGCCTGCTGGCCGTGCTCGCGCCCGCCGTGAGCGTCGCTCCCCAGGCCAACGCGGCCCCCGGCGGCGACTGGAACTTCCGCGTCTCCTCCGCCCCCGCCGGCGTGAAGTCCGGCGCCGAGCTGGCCATCAACGACAAGACCCGCAAGCTCTTCATCACCGATTCGTTCTTCACCATGCAGACCAAGGGCGGCTCGAACGTCAGCTTCGACTTCCGCGCACTGCAGCCGGGGGTGACCAAGTTCAGCATCACCAAGCGCAAGCCGGTCGGCAAGATCGACTACGCCCCGATGCCGTGGGGCCTCATGCCGTTCGGCCCGGTGCCGGTGGTCCCGACCCCGCAGGTGCCCGACGGGATCGGCGTCGACAACGCCCACAGCCGCATCGTGAGCACCGCGTCGCACGCGAACGGCGTGACCATCGTCAGCCAGAACGCGACCACCACCAACGCCTCGAACCTGCTGAGCTTCCCGCAGGCGCACCCGATGGGCGTCGCCGTCGACGAGCGCAGCCAGCTCGCCTACGTCGCGATGAACGCCAAGAACTACGTGTCGGTGATCGACACGGTCAAGCGCCGCGAGGTCGCCAAGATCAGCAACATCTACATGCCGTCGTTCCTGGACATCGACACCAGCCGGAACCGGCTGTACGTCGGCAACGCCGACTACAACGCCAAGAAGACCAACTACCTGACGGTCGTCGACACCCGGACCAACGCCGTGATCAAGAAGATCCCGACTCCGTCCAACACCCGCCCGCAGGTCGACCCGGCCACCGGCAAGGTCTTCGCGGCGAGCTTCGACACCGGCAAGATCGTGGTCATCGACCCGAACTCGCTGACCGTCGTCAAGACCATCGTCACCGGCACCACCCCGGACAAGCTCGCGATCGACGGGCAGCGCCGCCTGGTCTACACGGCCAACCTGCAGCGCAAGACCATCACCGTGCTGAACGCCGACACCGGCGCCGTCATCACCACGCTGCGCACCGGCGCCGCGGAGCACTCGATCGTGGTCGATGAGAAGACCGGGACCGTGTACAGCACCAACCACCAGGGCGGCAAGCTGACCATCGTCTCGGTGACCAAGAAGTAG
- the allB gene encoding allantoinase AllB has protein sequence MTDTPGTAAQPTALPFDLVVRGRRILTTAGIVDREIGIRDGRVVAIEPLGSGLAGDEVITLNDDQVMIPGLVDTHVHVNEPGRTEWEGFESATRAAAAGGVTTLIDMPLNSIPPTTTVEALEIKRASARGKTHIDVGFWGGAIPGNEGDLRALHDDGVFGFKCFLLHSGVDEFPHLTADEMEADMRKLVTYDSLMIVHAEDSRAIDHAPTAEGDQYARFLASRPRGAENVAIAEVIERARWTGARAHVLHLSSSDALPMLATAKRDGVRITVETCPHYLTLLAEEVPAGGTAFKCCPPIREAANRELLWQGLLDGVIDCIVSDHSPSTADLKDVENGDFGVAWGGVASLQLGLSLIWSEARQRGIGLPQVLEWMAARPADLAGLKSKGRIALGYDADFAIFEPESAYVVDVHRLHHKNPVSPYDGRALAGVVTGTWLRGEKVDLTTPKGRLLRRGDV, from the coding sequence ATGACCGACACCCCCGGCACGGCCGCCCAGCCCACCGCCCTCCCCTTCGATCTGGTCGTCCGCGGCCGCCGGATCCTGACCACCGCGGGCATCGTCGACCGGGAGATCGGCATCCGCGACGGCCGGGTGGTCGCCATCGAGCCGCTGGGCAGCGGCCTCGCCGGTGACGAGGTGATCACGCTGAACGACGACCAGGTGATGATCCCCGGCCTGGTCGACACCCACGTGCACGTCAACGAGCCCGGCCGCACCGAGTGGGAGGGCTTCGAATCGGCCACCCGCGCCGCGGCCGCCGGCGGCGTCACGACACTGATCGACATGCCGCTGAACTCGATCCCGCCGACCACGACGGTCGAGGCCCTCGAGATCAAGCGCGCCAGCGCCCGCGGCAAGACCCACATCGACGTGGGCTTCTGGGGCGGCGCGATCCCGGGCAACGAAGGCGATCTGCGCGCCCTGCACGACGACGGCGTCTTCGGCTTCAAATGCTTCCTGCTCCACTCCGGCGTCGACGAGTTCCCGCACTTGACCGCCGACGAGATGGAGGCGGACATGCGCAAGCTGGTCACCTACGACTCGCTGATGATCGTGCACGCCGAGGACTCCCGCGCCATCGACCACGCCCCGACCGCCGAGGGCGACCAGTACGCGCGGTTCCTCGCCTCGCGGCCGCGCGGCGCCGAGAACGTGGCGATCGCCGAGGTCATCGAGCGGGCCCGCTGGACCGGCGCCCGCGCGCACGTGCTGCACCTGTCGTCGTCGGACGCCCTGCCGATGCTGGCCACGGCCAAGCGCGACGGGGTCCGCATCACCGTCGAGACCTGTCCGCACTACCTGACGCTGCTCGCCGAGGAGGTCCCGGCCGGCGGCACCGCGTTCAAGTGCTGCCCGCCGATCCGGGAGGCGGCCAACCGCGAATTGCTCTGGCAGGGACTGCTCGACGGTGTCATCGATTGCATCGTGAGCGACCACTCGCCGTCGACCGCAGACCTGAAGGACGTGGAGAACGGCGACTTCGGCGTCGCCTGGGGCGGCGTCGCCTCGCTGCAGCTCGGACTGTCGCTCATCTGGTCGGAGGCCCGCCAGCGCGGTATCGGCCTCCCCCAGGTGCTGGAATGGATGGCCGCCCGCCCGGCCGATCTGGCCGGGCTGAAGAGCAAGGGCCGGATCGCTCTCGGCTACGACGCCGACTTCGCGATCTTCGAGCCGGAGTCCGCGTACGTCGTCGACGTGCACCGGCTGCACCACAAGAATCCGGTGAGCCCGTACGACGGCCGGGCGCTCGCCGGCGTGGTGACCGGCACCTGGCTGCGCGGCGAGAAGGTCGACCTGACCACCCCGAAGGGCCGGCTGCTGCGCCGCGGCGACGTCTGA
- a CDS encoding Ig-like domain-containing protein, with product MGFSRLRRRRTFRTAAVLGTLAASAVALTACSSYSDKVHASGEFADMIRPAISVTDQGGAPLAKDAVGVQPGKKVVVKATEGALSDVTITSSSGTRVKGALSEDGGTWTSAEDFGYDKKYTVKAAAVGVGGKTSTSQTFTTQAPDKLTQAYISPNEKTVGVATTIGVRFDESIPDRKAAQDAIKITTDPQVQGAFYWISDTEVRWRPEHFWKPGTKVKVEVNTYGINLGDGMFGQENVSQSFTIGRAMELYADDHTKEVVVKKNGQVIRTMPTSMGKDSTPTDNGIYIIGDRLDSIIMDSSTYGVPSNSPEGYRTPVDFATQMSYSGIYLHSAPWSVWAQGNTNTSHGCLNLSPADAQWVVQNTLRGDPVTVKNTVGDTLPGTDGLGDWNIPWSTWSKGNA from the coding sequence ATGGGGTTCAGTCGTCTGCGACGTCGTCGCACTTTCCGCACGGCCGCCGTGCTGGGCACGCTTGCCGCGTCCGCGGTCGCGCTCACCGCATGCAGCAGCTACAGCGACAAGGTGCACGCGTCGGGTGAGTTCGCCGACATGATCAGGCCGGCCATCTCGGTGACCGACCAGGGCGGCGCTCCGCTCGCCAAGGACGCGGTCGGCGTGCAGCCCGGCAAGAAGGTCGTGGTCAAGGCCACCGAGGGTGCGCTGAGCGATGTCACCATCACCAGCTCCAGCGGCACCCGGGTGAAGGGTGCGCTGAGCGAGGACGGCGGCACCTGGACCAGCGCAGAGGACTTCGGGTACGACAAGAAGTACACCGTGAAGGCCGCGGCCGTCGGCGTCGGCGGCAAGACGTCGACCAGCCAGACGTTCACCACGCAGGCCCCGGACAAGCTGACGCAGGCGTACATCTCGCCCAACGAGAAGACGGTCGGCGTCGCGACCACGATCGGCGTGCGCTTCGACGAGTCGATCCCGGACCGCAAGGCGGCCCAGGACGCCATCAAGATCACCACCGACCCGCAGGTACAGGGCGCGTTCTACTGGATCAGCGACACCGAGGTCCGCTGGCGGCCGGAGCACTTCTGGAAGCCGGGCACCAAGGTCAAGGTCGAGGTGAACACCTACGGCATCAACCTGGGCGACGGCATGTTCGGCCAGGAGAACGTCTCGCAGAGCTTCACCATCGGCCGCGCCATGGAGCTGTACGCCGACGACCACACCAAGGAGGTCGTCGTGAAGAAGAACGGCCAGGTGATCCGCACCATGCCGACGTCGATGGGCAAGGACTCCACGCCCACCGACAACGGCATCTACATCATCGGCGACCGCCTGGACAGCATCATCATGGACTCGTCCACCTACGGTGTGCCGAGCAACTCGCCCGAGGGCTACCGCACGCCGGTCGACTTCGCCACCCAGATGTCCTACAGCGGCATCTACCTGCACTCGGCTCCCTGGTCGGTGTGGGCGCAGGGCAACACCAACACCAGCCACGGCTGCCTCAACCTGAGCCCGGCCGATGCGCAGTGGGTGGTGCAGAACACCCTGCGCGGCGATCCGGTCACCGTGAAGAACACGGTCGGCGACACCCTCCCGGGCACCGACGGTCTGGGTGACTGGAACATCCCGTGGTCGACGTGGTCGAAGGGCAACGCCTGA
- a CDS encoding acyl-CoA dehydrogenase family protein codes for MVKPSWETEELSALREMTRAFMEKEVTPNVERYREQHHVDRDLWNKAGEIGLLCMSIPEEYGGGGGTFAHEAVLIEEQARTADTSWGVSLHNGIVAHYVLAYGTEEQKRAWLPKLASGEWVGAIAMTEPGTGSDLQNVKTKAVKDGDDYVITGNKTFITNGGQADFVIVVVKTDAGEGAKGISLIGVETEREGFSRGRILDKVGMKGQDTAELNFDGVRVPQSNLLGDAEGLGFIQLMQQLPQERLIIAVGAVAGMEVALAKTLEYTKDRTAFGRPIFGFQNTKFKLAEVATEAHIARVFVDDCMEKHLRGELDIPTVAMAKWWTTEKAMEIADTCLQLFGGYGYMNEYPIARMWADARVQMIYGGTNEIMKEIISRSL; via the coding sequence ATGGTTAAGCCGTCCTGGGAGACCGAGGAACTGAGCGCGCTCCGCGAGATGACGCGCGCTTTCATGGAGAAGGAGGTCACCCCGAACGTCGAACGCTACCGGGAGCAGCACCACGTCGACCGCGACCTGTGGAACAAGGCCGGTGAGATCGGCCTGCTGTGCATGTCCATCCCGGAGGAGTACGGCGGTGGTGGAGGCACCTTCGCCCACGAGGCCGTGCTGATCGAGGAGCAGGCCCGCACGGCCGACACCTCGTGGGGTGTCAGCCTGCACAACGGGATCGTCGCGCACTATGTCCTCGCCTACGGCACGGAGGAGCAGAAGCGGGCGTGGCTGCCCAAGCTGGCGTCCGGCGAGTGGGTCGGGGCCATCGCGATGACCGAGCCGGGCACCGGGTCGGATCTGCAGAACGTCAAGACCAAGGCGGTCAAGGACGGCGACGACTACGTCATCACCGGGAACAAGACCTTCATCACCAACGGCGGACAGGCCGACTTCGTCATCGTCGTGGTCAAGACCGACGCCGGCGAGGGCGCCAAGGGTATCTCGCTGATCGGTGTCGAGACCGAGCGCGAGGGCTTCAGCCGCGGCCGCATCCTGGACAAGGTCGGCATGAAGGGCCAGGACACCGCGGAGCTCAACTTCGACGGTGTGCGGGTGCCGCAGTCGAATCTGCTCGGCGACGCCGAGGGTCTCGGCTTCATCCAGCTCATGCAGCAGCTTCCGCAGGAGCGGCTGATCATCGCCGTGGGTGCGGTGGCCGGCATGGAGGTCGCGCTGGCGAAGACGCTGGAATACACCAAGGACCGCACCGCCTTCGGACGGCCGATCTTCGGCTTCCAGAACACCAAGTTCAAGCTGGCCGAGGTCGCCACCGAGGCGCACATCGCACGCGTCTTCGTCGACGACTGCATGGAGAAGCATCTCCGCGGCGAGCTGGACATCCCGACCGTCGCGATGGCCAAGTGGTGGACCACCGAGAAGGCCATGGAGATCGCCGACACCTGTCTCCAGCTCTTCGGCGGCTACGGCTACATGAACGAGTACCCGATCGCCCGGATGTGGGCCGATGCCCGCGTCCAGATGATCTACGGCGGCACCAACGAGATCATGAAGGAGATCATCTCGCGGTCGCTGTGA